The Antedon mediterranea chromosome 7, ecAntMedi1.1, whole genome shotgun sequence genome has a segment encoding these proteins:
- the LOC140053843 gene encoding ADP-ribosylation factor 6 — translation MGKIISKIFGNKEMRILMLGLDAAGKTTILYKLKLGQSVTTIPTVGFNVETVTYKNVRFNVWDVGGQDKIRPLWRHYYTGTQGLIFVVDCADRDRVDEARQELHKIINDREMKDAIILIFANKQDLPESMKPHEIQEKLGLTRIRDRNWFVQPSCATTGDGLYEGLMWLTSNHKS, via the exons ATGGGGAAAATCATATCCAAAATCTTTGGCAATAAAGAAATGCGAATTCTAATGCTTGGATTAGATGCAGCTGGTAAAACAA CTATTctctataaattaaaattaggtCAGTCCGTAACAACCATTCCAACCGTGGGCTTTAATGTGGAAACAGTAACATATAAAAACGTTAGGTTTAATGTATGG GATGTTGGCGGTCAGGACAAAATTAGACCTTTATGGCGGCATTACTACACAGGCACGCAAGGCTTGATCTTCGTAGTAGATTGTGCAGATAGGGATCGTGTAGACGAAGCCAGGCAAGAACTACATAAGATTATAAATGATAGGGAAATGAAGGATGCTATAATCTTAATATTTGCAAACAAACAAGATTTACCGGAAT CTATGAAACCACATGAAATCCAAGAAAAATTGGGCCTTACACGTATACGTGATCGTAACTGGTTTGTACAGCCGTCTTGCGCCACGACAGGCGATGGGTTATATGAAGGTTTGATGTGGCTGACATCAAACCACAAGTCCTAA
- the LOC140055568 gene encoding guanine nucleotide-binding protein G(I)/G(S)/G(O) subunit gamma-10-like, translated as MSGNSALVRTVEQLRREARVERINVSDAANDLLQYVKQNASEDFLLNGFSVVSNPFKEKKSCTIV; from the exons ATGAGTGGAAATTCTGCATTAGTAAGAACAGTAGAACAGCTTCGTCGTGAAGCTAGAGTTGAACGAATAAACGTTTCAGACGCTGCAAATGA TTTACTGCAGTACGTGAAACAGAACGCCAGTGAAGATTTCCTTCTTAATGGTTTTTCAGTCGTATCTAATCCATTTAAGGAGAAGAAATCATGTACCATTGTTTAA